The following are encoded in a window of Vicugna pacos chromosome 2, VicPac4, whole genome shotgun sequence genomic DNA:
- the PIGG gene encoding GPI ethanolamine phosphate transferase 2 isoform X2, with protein MRLGSGAFAACCVVIEVLGVALFLRGFFPAPICFSSRTENEAEPPAPEPSSGASSNWTKLPPPLFSKIVIVLIDGLRDDFVFGSKGVKFMPYTTYLVEKGPSHSFVAEAKPPTVTMPRIKALMTGSLPGFIDVVRNLNSPTLLEDSVISRARAAGKRIVFYGDETWVKLFPKHFVEYDGTTSFFVSDYTEVDDNVTRHLDKVLKRRDWDMLILHYLGLDHIGHISGPSSPLIGHKLSEMDGVLMKVHTSLLSEERETLVPNLLVLCADHGMAETGGHGASSPEEVNTPLVLISSAFGRKHGDIRHPKHVQQTDLAATLSIGLGLPIPENSVGSLLFPVVEGKPMREQLRFLHLNTVQLSKLLQENVPSYKKDPGFEQFKVSERLHGNWIRLYLEESSSEVLFNLGSKLRRQYLDALRTLSLSLSRQMAQYDVYSMVVGTVVVLEVLTLLLLSVPQALSSKAELDVPLLSPVFSLLFYLVLLVLSALHVIVCTSAGSQCYLCSLSWPAAGGVMVLISTLLCAVTSALAKTLARGKLLSQTPARSSSRRSELDLLILLGTVGHVLSLGASSFIEEEHQTWYFLVNTLCLALCREVCRSCFLGDDCGPQHGLHAEEEPEGATPALQAKRAGCSVLELDTVSKGPSPVEVPSGCERWMVLASPWLVLTCCRLLRSLNQTGVQWAHRPDLGHWLTSSDHKAELSVLAALSLIMIFALVQRRCSPASKVAMAFGLLGVYCYRAAIGNVLFPWQQDNKDISKGITEARFVYVFVLGILFTGTKDLLKSQVIPTDSAARTLGLWEVYSGLVLLAALLFRPHNLPVLVLSLLVQAILTTFVWRPLRHDAAEITVMHYWFGQAFFYFQGNSNSITTVDISAGFVGLDTYMEIPAVFLTAFATYAGPVLWASHLVNFLSSETNSSSALSHACFCYALVCSFPVSAYIILVTSLRYHLFIWSVFSPKLLYEGMHLLVTAAVCVFFTAMDRTNTKS; from the exons ATGCGGCTAGGCTCCGGGGCCTTCGCCGCCTGCTGCGTAGTGATCGAGGTGCTGGGGGTCGCCCTCTTCCTTCGGGGATTTTTCCCGGCCCCCATTTGTTTCTCTTCCAGGACGGAGAACGAAGCAGAGCCCCCAGCGCCCGAACCCTCGTCTG GAGCCAGTTCCAACTGGACCAAGCTCCCACCACCTCTCTTCAGTAAAATTGTTATTGTGCTGATAGACGGCTTGAGAGATGATTTTGTGTTTGGGTCAAAGGGTGTGAAATTTATGCCCTACACAACTTACCTTGTGGAAAAAGGACCATCTCACAGTTTTGTGGCCGAAGCAAAGCCTCCTACAGTTACTATGCCTCGAATCAAG GCGCTGATGACAGGGAGCCTCCCCGGCTTCATCGATGTCGTCAGGAACCTCAATTCTCCCACACTGCTGGAAGACAGCGTGATCTCACGGGCAAGAGCAGCTGGGAAAAGAATCGTCTTTTATGGGGATGAAACATGggtgaaattatttccaaagcaTTTTGTGGAATATGATGGAACAACCTCATTTTTCGTATCAGATTATACAGAG GTGGATGATAATGTTACAAGGCATTTGGATAAAGTATTAAAAAGGCGGGACTGGGACATGTTAATCCTCCACTACCTCGGGCTGGACCACATCGGCCACATTTCTGGGCCCAGCAGCCCACTGATCGGGCACAAGCTCAGCGAGATGGACGGCGTCCTGATGAAGGTCCACACCTCGCTGCTGTCCGAG GAGAGAGAGACTCTGGTACCCAATCTGCTGGTTCTTTGTGCGGACCACGGCATGGCTGAAACAGGGGGTCATGGGGCCTCTTCCCCGGAGGAAGTGAACACCCCTCTGGTCCTAATCAGCTCTGCATTTGGAAGGAAACATG GTGACATCAGACACCCAAAGCACGTCCAGCAGACTGACTTAGCTGCAACCCTGTCCATAGGGCTTGGTCTGCCGATTCCAGAGAACAGTGTGGGCAGTCTCCTGTTCCCAGTTGTAGAAGGAAAACCAATGAGAGAACAACTGAGatttttgcatttaaatacaGTACAGCTTAGCAAGTTGTTGCAAGAGAATGTACCATCTTATAAGAAAG ACCCTGGATTCGAGCAGTTTAAAGTATCAGAGAGGCTGCATGGGAACTGGATCAGGCTGTACTTGGAGGAGAGCTCCTCAGAAGTCCTTTTCAACCTGGGAAGCAAGCTGCGCAGGCAGTACTTGGATGCCCTGAGGACCCTGAGCCTGTCCCTGAGCAGACAAATGGCCCAGTACGACGTCTACTccatggtggtggggactgtCGTGGTTCTGGAG GTTCTCACCCTGCTCCTGCTCAGCGTCCCACAAGCGCTGAGCAGCAAGGCTGAGCTGGATGTCCCTCTCTTGTCGCCTGTGTTTTCGCTGCTCTTTTACCTGGTACTCCTGGTTCTCTCGGCCCTGCATGTCATCGTGTGCACCTCTGCTGGCAGTCAGTGCTACCTGTGCAGCCTCTCGTGGCCGGCAGCCGGTGGAGTGATGGTGCTGATCTCCACGCTGCTCTGTGCAGTCACATCTGCTCTCGCCAAGACGCTCGCCCGTGGGAAGCTTCTGAGTCAG ACTCCAGCTCGTTCCAGCTCAAGGCGGTCGGAGTTAGATCTTCTTATCTTGTTGGGGACTGTGGGCCATGTCCTGAGTCTGGGTGCGAGCAGCTTCATCGAAGAGGAGCACCAGACCTGGTACTTCCTTGTCAACACCCTGTGCCTGGCCCTGTGTCGCGAAGTCTGCAGAAGCTGCTTTCTGGGAGACGACTGTGGGCCTCAGCACGGCTTACACGCAGAGGAGGAACCTGAAGGTGCCACGCCAGCCCTGCAGGCCAAGAGAGCTGGCTGCAGCGTGCTAGAGCTCGACACGGTGTCCAAGGGCCCCTCTCCTGTGGAGGTGCCCAGCGGCTGTGAGAGGTGGATGGTGCTGGCAAGCCCGTGGCTGGTACTCACCTGCTGCCGGCTGCTGCGGTCTCTGAACCAGACGGGCGTGCAGTGGGCCCACCGGCCTGACCTGGGGCACTGGCTCACCAG CTCTGATCATAAagctgagctctctgttctggcTGCACTTTCCCTCATCATGATTTTTGCGTTGGTTCAGAGGAGGTGCTCCCCTGCATCAAAAGTGGCCATGGCGTTTGGCCTGCTGGGCGTCTACTGCTACCGGGCAGCCATTGGAAATGTACTGTTCCCATGGCAACAAGACAACAAAGACATTTCAAA ggGCATTACTGAAGCTCGTTTTGTTTATGTCTTTGTCCTTGGCATTCTGTTCACGGGCACCAAAGACTTGCTTAAATCTCAAGTCATCCCCACGGACTCTGCAGCCAGGACcctgggcctctgggaggtgTACAGCGGCTTGGTGCTTCTGGCAGCACTGCTCTTCCGACCACACAACCTCCCCGTCCTAGTGCTGAGCCTCCTGGTCCAGGCCATCCTGACCACATTCGTCTGGAGGCCGCTGAGGCACGACGCAGCTGAGATCACCGTGATGCATTATTGGTTTGGTCAGGCGTTCTTCTATTTTCAG GGAAACTCAAACAGCATCACCACCGTGGACATCTCGGCAGGCTTTGTGGGCCTGGACACCTACATGGAGATCCCAGCCGTGTTCTTGACAGCATTTGCGACATACGCGGGTCCCGTGCTGTGGGCCAGCCACTTGGTGAACTTCCTGAGCTCAGAAACCAACAG